The DNA sequence AAGCGTTCATCAAGGCATTTCAGCGTATCGAGCAATATAAGGGTGAAGTTTCGTTCGGAGCGTGGCTCAAACGTATCGTGGTCAATGGAAGCATTGATTTTTTAAAGGCGAAGAAAATCAGAACGATTGAGCTTGACGAAAGTTATATGAGGTTGGCGGAAGAGAAAGAAGATTGGAAGGTCAGCGAAGCAATATCGCTTGAAGAGGCGAGATCGGCCATTGACCAATTGCCCGAAAAGTATAAATATGTGGTGCAGTTGTTTTTGGTGGAAGGTTATGACCACGCCGAGATTTCAGAAATATTGAAAATTACCGAGACCACTTCAAGAACACGATTGCTGCGAGGCAAAGCATTTGTAAAGGAAATGCTCAAAAACAAAAGTTATGGCACAGGATCTTAGAGAATTGTTTGAAAAAGAGCGAAAAAAGCAATCTTTCAAAATGAAGGAAGGCCATGAAGACCGTTTTTTGGCAAAACTGGAAGAAACCATTCCCCAAACCAAAAAATATAATCACTTTTCTTGGTTACGAATTGCGGCGTCTGTTGTCATACTGGTAGGTATTGGGGCTTTCTTATTTCTCAGAAACGATGTTTCAGACCCCAACACGAAGGCCACAGTGGTCGAACAATCTTCCGATAACAAAACCGAGCGTGCCATTTCGTTGGGAGACCTGTCTCCCGATCTACAAAAGGTCGAAGCCTATTATGTCGCCAATATCAATATGGAACTGGCCAATTTGGAAGTATCTGATGACAATAAGGCCCTGGTCGATGGTTTTATGGAACAATTGGCCGAGCTCGATGCTGAATACAAGAAGTTGAACCAAGAGTTGAATGAAGTTGGGCCGAACGACCAGACCATTACCGCGCTGATAAAAAACTTGCAACTGCGGTTGCAATTGTTGCAAAAGTTAAAAACAAAGTTGAATCAATTAAAATCATCAAAAAATGAACAGGAATCGAATCATATCATTTAAATTATTGGCGGCCACCCTCTTGGCCACCATTGGCCTAACGGCCCAAAAACAATCAAAGACCTACAAAGAGACGTTCAATGTGGGTGACGATACTGTGTTGGAAATCAACACTACCCATACCGATATCGAGTTTGAAACATGGGATAAGAACCAGGTTGAGATTACGGCAGTAGTTGAATTGGAGGGAGCCTCAGACGAGGAAGCTGACAAGTATTTTGACCGCCCTCCCATTGAGATCAAGGGTAATAGTAGAGAAATTGAA is a window from the Muricauda sp. SCSIO 65647 genome containing:
- a CDS encoding RNA polymerase sigma factor, yielding MLQVELVERCKANDRKAQMVLYRKYAEGMFCVAMRFLRNEHDAEDVLQEAFIKAFQRIEQYKGEVSFGAWLKRIVVNGSIDFLKAKKIRTIELDESYMRLAEEKEDWKVSEAISLEEARSAIDQLPEKYKYVVQLFLVEGYDHAEISEILKITETTSRTRLLRGKAFVKEMLKNKSYGTGS